The DNA window GCCCTGGAACGACAGGCTGCAGGTGCTGGAAGTGATCGGTGTCAGCGACGAAGCACCCGACGTGAAGACCTTCACCTTCCGCTCCGACAACCAGACCTGGTTCCGCTACAAGCCCGGCCAGTTCGTGACGCTGGAACTGCCGACATCGGACGGGCCGCTGATGCGCACCTATACGCTGTCGTCCTCGCCATCGCGGCCGTTCTCGATCGCGGTGACGGTGAAGGCGCAGCCGGGCAGCGCCGGCACGCGCTGGATGTTCGACCACCTGACGCCGGGCTCGCACGTCAAGGCCTATGGACCGACCGGCGATTTTTCGCTGCACAGCCACCCGGCGGCCAAGTACCTGTTCATTTCGGCCGGCTCCGGCGTGACGCCGATGATGTCGATGCTGCGCTGGCTGAATGACTGCGCGCCGTGGACCGATGTCGGCTTCGTCAACTGCGCGCGCCGCCCGGAAGAAATCATTTTCCGCAAGGAACTCGAACTGCTCGGCAGCCGTATGCCCGGCCTGTCGCTCGGCTTCATGATCGAGGAGCGGTCGAGCCGTGAGGGCTGGTTCGGCCATATGGGCCGCATCGATGCGATCCGGCTGCCGCTGCTGGCACCCGATTTCCGCGAGCGCGAGATCTTCTGCTGCGGCCCCGATCCCTTCATGCGCGCCGTGCGCGGCATGCTGGACTCCGCCGGCTTCGACATGACGAAATACCATCAGGAGAGCTTTG is part of the Mesorhizobium loti genome and encodes:
- a CDS encoding hybrid-cluster NAD(P)-dependent oxidoreductase; translation: MNAMTDLGLYRHLDQMTPWNDRLQVLEVIGVSDEAPDVKTFTFRSDNQTWFRYKPGQFVTLELPTSDGPLMRTYTLSSSPSRPFSIAVTVKAQPGSAGTRWMFDHLTPGSHVKAYGPTGDFSLHSHPAAKYLFISAGSGVTPMMSMLRWLNDCAPWTDVGFVNCARRPEEIIFRKELELLGSRMPGLSLGFMIEERSSREGWFGHMGRIDAIRLPLLAPDFREREIFCCGPDPFMRAVRGMLDSAGFDMTKYHQESFAAPVVEEIPAPFTSPAENGAAIAVEAATPIRFALSDVDAECVAGQTVLQTARASGVRIPAACEFGLCGTCKVRKVAGDVEMSHNGGILDHEIDDGFILACCSKPLSAVEIEA